A genomic region of Geitlerinema sp. PCC 9228 contains the following coding sequences:
- a CDS encoding matrixin family metalloprotease: MRKSWQRLVAGMLASMLAIAWWGSSGASQSLSDRSLQHHPAQITQFPLRSHPLPSHLAAIASSNSAGDYFDKIQTTKVGYLIWSQFPVSIYVAASATETSDRPWQQAVRAAIADWQAYFPLTLAERAENADIRIWNRRPPLELDEQGRLVRARAGQVQYELDLKSTADPPILSHRCDIFLNPHQAPSYLRATIRHELGHALGIWGHSPIETDTMYFSQVQKPAPISQRDLNTLRRIYQQPTRLGWPAQS, encoded by the coding sequence ATGCGCAAATCATGGCAGCGATTGGTAGCGGGAATGCTGGCCTCCATGCTGGCGATCGCGTGGTGGGGAAGCTCTGGTGCTTCGCAATCCCTCAGCGATCGCTCGCTGCAACATCACCCAGCGCAAATAACTCAATTTCCCTTGCGATCGCATCCCCTACCCAGCCACCTGGCCGCGATCGCATCTTCCAATAGTGCCGGTGATTACTTCGACAAAATCCAGACAACCAAGGTCGGATATTTAATTTGGTCGCAATTTCCCGTAAGCATATACGTCGCTGCCAGCGCCACTGAAACCAGCGATCGCCCTTGGCAGCAAGCCGTACGCGCCGCCATTGCCGATTGGCAAGCTTATTTCCCCCTCACACTTGCCGAACGTGCAGAAAACGCCGACATCCGCATTTGGAACCGCCGTCCGCCACTAGAGTTGGACGAACAAGGAAGGTTGGTCCGCGCCAGAGCCGGTCAAGTACAATACGAACTCGATCTAAAATCCACCGCAGACCCTCCCATTCTTTCCCATCGCTGTGATATTTTCCTCAATCCCCATCAAGCACCCAGCTACCTGCGCGCCACCATTCGCCACGAACTGGGACATGCCTTGGGAATTTGGGGTCACAGTCCGATCGAAACCGACACCATGTATTTCTCCCAAGTGCAAAAGCCTGCCCCCATTTCCCAACGGGATCTCAATACCCTGCGCCGCATTTACCAACAACCAACCCGCTTGGGATGGCCAGCTCAATCGTGA
- the gpmI gene encoding 2,3-bisphosphoglycerate-independent phosphoglycerate mutase: MNQQSISPAVLVILDGWGYRETPEGNAIAQAKTPVMDSLCASYPNTLIRTSGKDVGLPEGQMGNSEVGHLNLGAGRVVPQELVRISDAVEDGSIQENLVLNQACQNAQSNHQKLHLVGLCSEGGVHSHLNHLVGLVEMAKAKGVEEVCIHAITDGRDTNPNDGVEAMRQIENCLQQVGLGRIATISGRYYAMDRDRRWDRTEKAYNVMVTEGNGDGRSAEQILQDSYAEGITDEFVLPRRVAPGAVEAGDSVIFFNFRPDRARQLTQAFVVPNFDGFERDRLADLTFVTFTQYDATLPVLVAFPPQNLTNLLGEVIANHGLKQFRTAETEKYAHVTYFFNGGNEKPFPGEDRELIPSPMVPTYDREPQMSARAVTDTAIAAIEKGIYSFVVINYANPDMVGHTGNMEAAVQAIETVDECLGRLLQSISQAGGTALVTADHGNAECMLDEAGNVWTAHTTNLVPFILVEGERAKIPGHGGNVTLREDGRLADIAPTILDILQLPQPQEMTGRSMIAPAAVNLRSNRTPVSLGL; this comes from the coding sequence ATGAACCAGCAATCTATATCTCCCGCAGTTCTGGTGATTTTAGACGGATGGGGTTATAGAGAAACGCCAGAGGGCAATGCGATCGCCCAAGCCAAAACCCCAGTGATGGACAGTCTGTGCGCCAGCTATCCCAACACCTTGATTCGTACCTCTGGCAAAGATGTAGGTCTGCCAGAAGGGCAGATGGGCAATTCCGAGGTCGGTCACCTCAATCTCGGTGCCGGTCGCGTGGTTCCTCAAGAACTGGTACGGATTTCCGACGCGGTGGAAGACGGCAGCATTCAGGAAAATTTAGTCCTCAACCAAGCTTGCCAGAATGCCCAAAGCAACCACCAAAAACTGCATCTGGTGGGATTGTGTTCCGAAGGTGGCGTTCATTCCCACCTCAACCACCTGGTGGGATTGGTGGAAATGGCCAAAGCTAAAGGCGTGGAAGAGGTTTGCATCCATGCCATCACCGATGGTCGAGACACCAATCCCAACGATGGTGTGGAAGCCATGCGCCAAATCGAAAATTGCTTGCAGCAGGTTGGTTTGGGCCGTATTGCAACCATCAGCGGCCGGTATTATGCCATGGACCGCGATCGCCGTTGGGATCGCACCGAGAAAGCCTACAACGTCATGGTGACAGAAGGCAATGGCGACGGTCGCTCTGCAGAACAAATCCTGCAAGACTCTTATGCCGAGGGCATTACCGATGAGTTTGTCCTTCCCCGACGGGTGGCCCCCGGGGCAGTAGAAGCTGGAGACAGCGTAATTTTCTTCAACTTCCGTCCCGACCGGGCGCGCCAGCTAACACAAGCTTTTGTGGTGCCCAATTTTGACGGATTCGAGCGCGATCGCCTTGCCGATCTTACCTTTGTCACCTTCACCCAATACGACGCCACCCTACCGGTTTTGGTTGCTTTTCCACCGCAGAACCTCACCAATTTGCTTGGGGAAGTCATTGCCAACCACGGCTTAAAGCAGTTCCGCACTGCAGAAACCGAAAAATATGCCCACGTGACCTATTTCTTCAACGGGGGCAACGAAAAACCCTTCCCAGGAGAAGACCGAGAACTGATCCCATCTCCCATGGTGCCCACCTACGACCGGGAACCGCAAATGTCGGCCCGCGCTGTGACCGATACCGCGATCGCCGCCATTGAAAAAGGCATTTACTCGTTTGTGGTCATCAACTACGCCAACCCCGATATGGTGGGACATACAGGAAACATGGAAGCTGCGGTCCAAGCCATTGAAACCGTCGATGAATGTTTGGGACGCCTATTACAAAGCATTAGCCAAGCTGGCGGTACCGCCCTGGTCACCGCCGACCACGGCAATGCTGAATGTATGTTAGACGAAGCCGGCAATGTTTGGACGGCCCATACCACCAATTTGGTGCCCTTCATTTTGGTGGAAGGCGAACGCGCCAAAATTCCCGGTCACGGCGGCAATGTGACCCTACGGGAAGATGGACGCTTGGCGGATATTGCACCTACCATTTTGGATATCTTGCAACTGCCGCAACCGCAGGAAATGACCGGACGTTCCATGATTGCCCCGGCAGCGGTAAACCTGCGCAGCAATCGGACGCCAGTCAGCCTGGGGTTGTAG
- the secG gene encoding preprotein translocase subunit SecG — MTVFQLVRIVWALSAIGLIVLVMLHSPKGDGIAGIGGQAELFTSSKSAEKTLNRVTWLLTLIFMGTTTILSAGWL, encoded by the coding sequence ATGACGGTTTTTCAGTTGGTTAGAATTGTCTGGGCTCTTTCTGCCATTGGCTTAATTGTGTTGGTGATGTTGCACAGTCCCAAAGGAGATGGCATCGCTGGTATTGGCGGTCAGGCAGAATTGTTTACCAGTTCCAAAAGTGCGGAAAAAACCCTCAACCGGGTTACTTGGTTGTTGACCCTGATTTTCATGGGAACGACCACAATTTTAAGTGCTGGCTGGCTGTAG